The nucleotide window GAGGGCAAACACCACTCTCTGATCAACAGTAAGCCAGTTTTCCCACACCCACTCTGCAAGTGTTCCGGCAAAGTAGATGCGGTGCTTGTCCGCTTGTTCTGCACACTCCTTGCCACAATACCACTGTCTTCCCAACCAACCCCTCACCATGCACCCCACCGCGGCCATCACTTTTACCTGGAAGCccactgctccctccctccctccagcctcccacAAGGCTCTCTCCTCCACAAAGTGCTTCCAGAACCTCCAGGCAGAGGTCATCCTTGTGTAACTCAATACTTCTTCACCTGCAACTCTGATACCAGCTGCTTACCACCTGCACGCCTGAGTCAGCTCACCTACCAGGTGAAATGTTCTTAGAGACACGAGAGATCTGCACCTCGTACAGGAGACAGGGGAGAGGCTGCTGAGGAGAGAAGGGAAtgattcattcaacaagcatGCAATGGCAGCCACTATGAGACACAGTGCGCTGGGCAGGAGGGAACTCAGTGCAGGGAAAATGAAGCCGGGTCCTGCCCCTCAGCACTGCAGTCTAGCAGGAAAGACGACGGACACACAAACATGAAGTGGCACAGAGATACCAGGAGTGTTCACAAGGAGCAGCGCAGAGTCTGAGACACATCTCAGCTGTGTAGGAGAGACCAGCAGGAGTGAAGAAGCTGTCCCTGTGGGGAAGGGTACGCGCGGGGCCATGAGGACTGTAGGAAGATGAGGGAAGCTGGAGATGCAGTGGGCCAGTTTAGGTTACTGGTTTTGTCCTAAGAGTTTCAAAATGCAAAGCCAGGTTTTATTTCTGTATGCCCCACAGCAAATGCATGCAGATTTCTTGCAAACTGCTGCCACAATCCAGTGTGACACAGCTTGCATGAAGGTGGTAGAAATGGACAATGCACAGATTTCAGAACTGTTTAACAGGTGCAAGTATCAAGGGTCAGAAGGCTGTTCGAGACTCATAAagtggcagatgccctaaactctggcctcagaatcagccctcaaggcactCGGATCAgggtaaaaagcccatgagagtttctcaggcatggaaagccaagacactgttgcaaaaaatgacctaaatgaaacatctctgtgagatcccagcggaaagaatgggccatcaaagaaggaggtacccttctctgaagggaggagagaacttccactttgattatggcctgtctaaataaggtcagagtttgtgaactcaagaggcctccatagccctggcagctcatgacaagagcctcaggtgatcaccaACAttataaagaagagtgtcaattgttaaatcaacaacagagtcactgtgcacttactcctcatgaaggatctctgtccttaatgtgctgtactatgagaattaacggtaaaactactactcaaacagtattttacactttgtgtttctgcgtgggtgcaaactgttgaaatctttacttagtatatacaaagctgatcttttgtatataaagataattaaaaatgaatcttaatgaagaatgggatgggagaggaagaaggagaggggatggtttgcaggtgggagagaggttatggaggcaaaaactgctataatccaaaagttgtactttcaaaatttatatttattaaataaaagtttatgggGCTTCTTCTCAGAAgaagaagtcagtctggagattcctcagaaacctgaagataaccctaccgttcgacccagccatcccactccttggaatttacccaaaggaatttaaattggcaaacaaaaaagaggtctgcaccctaatgtttattgcagctcaattcacaatagctaagacctggaaccaacctaaatgcccatcaacgatagactggataaagaaattatgggatatgtactctttagaatactataccgcagtaagaaacaacgaaatccagtcatttgcaacaaaatggaggaatctggaaaccatcatgctgagtgaaataagccagtcccaaagggacaaataccatatgttctccctgatcggtgacgactgactgaacaccaagagggaaacctgttggagtgaggtggacactatgggaaatggtggcttgatcagcatagccctgactgttaatgaacaactaaatacattatccctcttagtaaaaaaaaaaaaaaaaaaaaaaaaaaaaaaaaagtttatggggctggtgccgtggctcactttataatcctccgcctgtggcaccgggttctagtcctggttgctcctcttccagtccagctctctgctgtggctcaggaaggcagtggaggatggctcaagtccctgggcctctgcacctacttgggagaccaggaggaagcacctgactcctggcttcggatcggtgtagcttcggccatagcagccatttgggggggtgaaccaacggaaggaagacctttctctgtctctctctctctctcactgtctaactctatctaataaaaaaaagataaaaaataaaaaaaaaatttttttttttaaaaaaagaaggttgCTTGTGAAAAGTGGAAGGGATGAGGTCGGTAGCCTGGAAGAGGGTGGTACTCGTGGCTCTGGGAACACAGAAAGGTTTGGGGTTAGATCCTCAGCTTGGTTTTGAATTAGTTGAGGCCTTTGGGCTATTCACAAGGCCCTGACGTTTACCTGTAAGGATGATACCTATCTCACAGGATGGCTGAGAGGATCAAGTAAGGTGCAATGTGTCTGGCACAGAACTGAGAATGAAATAGAGGCTTAATAAATAGTAACACTCTACCAAAAACCTTCACAGGTTCTGCAGTACTTTCAGAATTGAGTCCAAATCCCCAGCGTGGCAACATAAAGATCTCCACAATCCAGCTTCAGTTTACCTTTTCCCatttttcctccctcttctcccttcaaAGGTCATGCTCCAGTCTGTCTACCTGGGCCCAAGATGGCATGGATGCCAAAGCTACATGTCTAAGGCTCCAAtgatccccctccccccatctttgCCTATTCAAGCAAGTCTTGGTCCCATTAAGGTACAGGTCTACTTCTTTGAGGGAAACTCTCCTGGTACCTGAACCTGCGgcattctctctccttccaaTTCCTGCAGCTCTTTTCTGTCACGGTCACGTGATGACATCAAGTATAGGGCACGATGTGAGCTTACCCATACATGGTATATGTCCTAACCAGAATCACAGGCTACTGTGCTGTGTCCTTCCACCATAAGTGACCACTGCATACAGTCAACACACAGTCCCCAGCAGACCCCGAGCTGTCAACCATGATCCTGTCAGATCGGGGCCATGACTACAACAGGCAGTCAACACACGGTTCCTGTAGATCCCCTGTGAATACACACTCCAATATGACCATATCAGATTAGGGTGGGCACATCCACCTACCTTTAAGATTTCAGGGTCTGAAATCATAGTTACTGGTTGCTTTATTTCAGGCCCCATAGGTACGGGGTCTTCTTGTCTGATCTCTAGATTTGTATTCATAGATGCTTCTAGCTTAAATTCAGGGCCTGTTCCTAGAGGcaatttttgtttgatttcaGAGTAAGTATACATGGGAACTTCTGGCTTGGACTCGGGATCTGTACACATGGGAACTTCCTGTTTGGACTCAAAGTCAGCACACACGGGAACTTGCAGCTTGGACTCAGGATCTGTACACATGGGAACTTCCGGCGTGGACTCAGGATCTGTGTACATGGGAACTTCTGATGTGGACTCGGGATCTGTACACATGGGAACTTCCTGCTTCAATTCAGGATCTGATCTCACAGACATTATTTGCTTGTTTAAAGTCATTTCACCTTTAGGTTTCTGGAAAAACCATGGAGACTGCTGTCCTGGCAAAAGATAGGATGCCACTCCTTTATAAAAAAGAGCTTTATTTGGCCCCAAAGGTAGCATCTCCTCCAAGGCTTTCTCACCCTGATGCATGTGAAGCACTTTGGCGATATGGTCTGACACAGCTAGGATCATGTTGGCTTTTTTGTTGACGTTTTCTTCCACAGAGGTGTAGGAAGACAAGCATCTGTAACGGAAGCTTTCAAGCATGCCCTCAGGAACCACGTCATTGCCGAGCAGGCAGGCCAGCAGGGGGAGATCTGCCACGCGGAGACCCAGGCTCTCACACAGCGTCTCTCTGCAGAGCTGGACAGTGCTGAGGCTCTCCAGGCAGAGCTCACTGATGGACAGGTATGGACACGTGTCGTAGATTAAGTAATCAGTGTCTTCTCCAAGAATCCCAAGACAGTTATGCCGGAGGCCATAGGCAGCCACCTCATAGTCTGCCTCCTGCAAGGAGCACAGGGTTTCCTGACCCAGTGTCTTTAGTGCAAAGCGGGTAAATATGGCCAAGCCTGAGGGGATGAAGAACATGTTcctccctggctgctccctgtGTGCCTTGAGGTAATGGAAGATCCTGGCTATCTCCTTGCTGTTTCTGCGCCTCCTTCTCACCCACTCATCTCTCTTGCCCTGCTCCACCATTCCATCAAAGAAGAAAACCAACTTGATGCCAACATCTGTAAAGGTTTTAACAAAATCTTGCAAAGCAGAAAAGTATTCTCGCCACTGGCCACCACAGATCCAAGATTCTGGGGTGTACCAGTACCTGAGACAACACATGGCATCGACCACGATGGTTGGAGTGCAGCCAGGATGCCTGGTGCGGTGCTGTTCCGCCAGTTCCTTCAAATTCACCACCGTGCATATATGTGGGCAGGTGCTCCCCACAAATCCCTGTAAACCTCTCACCCCCATCACTGAATCCTGGGAAAGTatctggaaagaaaaacaaaggagcaATTAGGGCATGATGGTTAGACACAGCCAAACAAGACAGTGTTCAACATCCACAGGTTAGAGGAGGTGTTTCAGTGGGGACCCAGGAGGGACCCTCCTATGGACTGTGAGGCACAAGTCAGTAGTGGTTATTACAGAGTTCTCAACCAGAGTCACACAGGGGCTAAGTTTTCACAGAAGTAACATTTCCCATCTGGGAATTCAAAtgcaagttatttatttatttgccaggcagagttagacagcaagagagagacagacagaattatagacagtgaaagagagacagagagaaaggtcttccttccgttggttcactcccctaatggccgttatggccagcactatgccgatccgaagccaggagccaggcgcttcctcctggtctcccacgcgggtgcagggcccaagcacttgggccatcctccactgccctcctgggccacagcagagagctggactggaagaggagcaactgggacagaaccggcgccctgaccgggactagaacctggggtgccggcgctgcaggcagaggattagcccagtgagccacggtgccggccacaagTTACTCTTAAAAACCTAAAACATAAATTGCAACGTGCAACAGGAGtgattctcaaaataattttgctGAGTAAGTAAGTAAGGCCATACCCCTCCTGGTCCTCAGGAAGAGTACACTGTGACTCCTTCTGCAGAAGACAACAGTTTATGGGCAGCTCAGCCGACCTGCAGTGTCAGAACGCAGATCAGTGGCTACCTGGGCGGGGGCACAGGGGAGGAAGGGCACGATGGGACACTTGTGGAGTGACAGACACCCGCACTACTGACCGGTCACAGTTTCATGGGTGTATCCACACATAGCAAAGTGTGCAGGCTAAGTACGTGTCAAGGACATCTCAGTAAAGGTGTTATAAAGAAAACTACACAAAAACTAACTGTGTCAAACACGGTAACATCTGAGATAGTGACTGGCTAGCTTTGAATAGAAAACTGTCAATCAAACACACAGCGGCTTGGAGAGTTAGTATTCAAAGTGTAGAAGAACCACAGGGCAGGGCACTATGCACAGAAGACAGCCTTGTACAGAACAAGCTCTTCAAGGAAGCAATGAAGTCCACTAATGGTCAGAAAAAAATCCCATGAGCACATCTTTTATGTTAATGGCCAATTTTTTCACTATAGTTTTCTTTTAGTCACCAGGTCTTCATGCCTTCGATAACACAAATCCCAAATATGCAAACAGTAGCACAGAACAAATGATACCTCCTCCGGACTTGGGACCAGGCACACACCAACAACACGCTCCTGTTACTGAGCTGGGCACTGCACTCCAGCTTTAATCTTTACAACAACCCCAAAGATAAAAACCCATATGCTCTGCTTCGCAAAAGCAAACTCTCTCGGTTGAGATGAGGCAGCTTCACAAGACTCTTGGGAATTTGCTGATTGCTGATGGACACTGGCTCCTGACAAAAGTCAGAAGCCTGTAAATATCACACATTTCACATACGGCATTATTACGCTAGGCTGCATGAATGAACCACGGCACCATGCAACATAAACCAGGCCTCCTAACGTGAGGATGTGAACCAGGAGCCAGTTCTGCACTTTGGAGCCCACACAGTAGGTAGCGGCCAGGCCTCCAAAGGGGAACATAACACACAGGTCGGTCAGAATGGACAAAAAACTTCAGAGGTCCCAGCTTCTAGACTCCTCTGCCAGGCCTAGCTCTGAACTCAGTGAGCCTTGTGGAATGGGCAAGCCACAGGCAAACCTCGGGGAgtcagggtctgtgtggtgacagACTCCACTGGTGGGAAGCCACATTCAGGCTGCTCCCAGTTACTGACTGGCCGGCCTGAGACCCACCGGGTGGAGCTGGGGGGACGGAGCTCCTGACAGACATGCcttgctggccagcagctgcagctcccTGACCATAAAAGGAATTTTTGTTTCAAGCATTTCTTCTGAAACCCTGAGTTTCTCCAAATATTCTGTTTTCCAAAATCAGGCTCAGACCACTTTGATTTCATTCAAATGCGGCACCCTTTCTCACCCCAGTGACAGGAAGCTCTCGGAAGGGGCAGCCCCCTTCCTGCTCCAGTGCCTCGGGGTGCCACATCAGTGCACACCTGGACGGCATTCGCAAAGAGCAGCCAGGTCAGCAGCAGCTGGCCCCGCCCAGCACCCCAGTGTCTTCACATCACACACCCTTCAACGCAGGAAGGGGTGGTGAGGaataaaaatgtctaaaaaaacaaagcaacatcATGATTTTTtagttgtaattttttatttttcagttgtaattatatatttctattttatttaaatagcacagagacagatacacagagatcctccacccactggttcattccctaaacgcctacaacagctgggtatggaccaggctgaagccagctgcAGCGCATTCAATCCATGTCGTtcatgtgggggcagggatgCAACTACCTGAGccgacacctgctgcctccctggtgcacATCAGGAggcagctggaaccagaagcagagctgggccagctccagcccaggcactccagtgtggaacgagagtatcccaagtggtgtcttaactgcggCGCCAAGTGCATACCCCGAGGATATCACTGGAAGTATTTCACAATTTCTGTTGTGCACAGCTAGTCATTATGCGATgactgaaaatatatataaaattcactCTTCCTACAAATTATACAAGAAATTTGCATAATTTGCATTATCTAGGTAATAGTTgtctttgaaagaaaatgaaacacaaaagtcTTACTGCCCAAACTACAGTCTGAGACTCTGGGGGAGGCACTGCCGGTCAGGGCCTCTCCCAGACGGCTTGGTCACACAGAGTCAGGCGTGGGGCGGGGGAGCTGAGAGGACCTGAATGAACACACGAACAAGTCCAACGACAGGCACACACGCAGTTCGTCAACTCCGACTGTGGCCAAATAAAGACTGCAGAGAACTGCTGCCCTCAGGCAGCCCACAAAGGGCTTGGGAAACGGCACCAACGCATGCAGTGCCAGCCAGGCGCAGGGCACCAGGACACCAGGATACGGGCAAGTGGGAAAGAGGACCAAGAAGCCCCTGTACTCACAACCTCTCAGCTTTACTGTGCGCAGAGATCAACCGTGCAGCTCAGCACAGACACCAACCCTACCTGACCCCAACAGATGCCGTATGCAGTGCAGGGACTGCCATCCAGGTCACTGTGGACACAGGGACAATGGCTTGTAGACAGCCCATAGAAGAGCAGCAGCATCCAGCGGCTGCGGCTGCCTCGAGACACACTCTGCATccctgctgtgccaaagcacaGACGTTGGCAGACTCGGTCAGAACGCACGCAAACGGTGACTGACTGGCGAGGCAGCTCGAAGGCAGCACAGGAAGAGCTGAGTCCAGTCCAAAGAGAAAGGCACCACCACAGGCTAACGCTAGACAACAAGGCCACGGCCTGGAGCAGCTGGCTGTGTCTGCCCACACATCTACACATCAGCAGCTGCTCTCCCTCAGCAGTGGTCAGCAGGTGAGACAGGTACACTctgtgagaaaacaaaacattctcagggccgacactgtggtgtagcgagtaaagccgctgcctgcagtgccggcatcccatatgggcgccggttcgagtcccagctgctccacttccaatctaactctctgctatggcccgggaaagcagtagaagatggcccaagtctttgggcccctgcacccacgtgggagacccagaagctcctggcttctggtttcggatcagcgcagctccagccattgcagccaattggggaatgaaccattggatggaagacctctttgtctctgcctctccttctctttgtgtaactctgactttcaaataaataaataaatcttaaaaagaaaaaaaagaaagaaagaaaacattcttgGGGAAACTGTTAGACGAAGGCTTGGCGAGGCAACACAAGACATGAGTTTTCTTTTGACCTTGCTTTCTTTCCAAGTATGTAACAATTTTTCTCCAGTGGCAACTGCTAGTTGGGTCTGCTACCCCACAGATGTCCCCATGGCTGGAGGAGTGCCGGAGTcctcctctgctgctcctctcctccCTACTCACCCCACTACACAAGTGAAACTTCTGGGGATTTCAGAAACACCCCCAGAAACTGAGCACAGGGTCTGAACATCTTGAGAGATTCGTATTTATCCCACACCAGCACATGGGATTGCATTTGCTCAGTGTTTATCGAGCCATGTGAGTGCACACACAGGAACGTGAACAAACGACAACAGTCCCAGTCAGGCTTCGCAGGGCCTCTGTGCAGGGCTCCCTCACACTGTATTAGGCCCGGAGCTCTCTTCACCATGCTTCGGTCTTGGCCTTCAGCGAGAACCCAGCCCTGATATCCAGTCCCGAGGGGCTGCCTTCACAAGgggcccccacagccccacccatCCCCTCATGCTGCTTGCTGGCTGCACAACTCCAGCCCTCTGTACTGTGCTCAGTGAGTCCCGGCACCCCCCTCTACCGCCAGTCCTAAATGGGGTCTTCCTTGTGTTCTAACACCAGGGTTTTCTTTAACACTGGAACCTCAGAGAAACCCCATGCAAATGAGAAAGTCTGTAAAAATCTCAGTCCCGAGGTCCAGTCTCGGGGGCCCAGGGGTCACCGCAGAACACAGCCTGGCCATGACTCCCAGATGAAGGCACTCTCTTCAAGCTATGCCATGGGCTGATGGCCAGCAGCACAGTGCTGTACACAGGAACCACTCCAGGAAACAGAACCGAGTGCTGACCACCATTCAGCAGTGAGTCCCGAGGAGGCCCTTCCTCAGCACACTCCCTCTTCCTCGCCGGCACCTCGTGAACTGCTGTGCTGTGATTTCATTTACACTGTCAACATCCACCGTTTATCAGTTTTAAGTTTAGTAAAGTCAGGCCAGCACTAGTCAGAAAACTTATTAcctcaaaatttaaaacaaagccaTATGAAATTCAACAAAGTTCTgctatttatgatttttataaatagattactttttagaaattattcttatttatttgaaaggcagaatgggggaaagggagctatcttccatccattggttcactccccagggccacttacctgggtggcaggagtccaatacctgggccatcccccactgcctccaggcacatagcaggaagctggatcggaagcagagcagctggcctgcaaactggcactctaacatgggatgccaaggtcaaaggcagcagcttaacctgctgtaccacaaccccagccccagatTACTTTTTAATGTTGGGAAATGTACTTACTTGTTAAAACTTTCTGATTTAAAAAGTGTGCTCTctgcagaaaataattttaagctaTCCTCAGTGTCGTGGACATGCGCCTGGTGGCTCACTCTCTTGCAGTCACTCCACGGGGGTCATACTTCTCCAGTCTGCCTGTGTCTTAGTTTGCAACGGACAAGCCAGCACTCCCCACAGTGCCGTCATTAGCACACACACAACACGGACAGGACGAGAAGCATTAGTCCTGCCATGGGGCACTCAGATCATTCCCAGCACTGCACATATAAGAATGTGAATCACTCTTGTATAGAGATCGGGAGCTCATCCCTGACCACTTCCTTGTAGTGACTCTTAGACACGACGCTGTGAGACAGAGCACAAGACGCACTGGTTAACTCTCTCCAACGCTGTGCCAATGACAACCCATCTGTTACTCAGTTCTCTTCTACAACACTggacaatttatttgaaaataaatttggcTTACTCATCAAGCAGGTAGCGGTCTATCAGGCATGATAGTGGACACTGAGATATGAGCCAGACAAATAGGGTCCCTGCCCTCTAGCAGGGAAACGGCTCCAAAGCCACTATCAAGGGGTGTAACCGCAGGGCAGACAGAAGAGAGCGAGGGAGCGTGCGGTGGGGAGACCCCACCCAGAGCCGGACCCACGATGGTCCTGGAGGCCGGAGGGAAGCAGGAACACCGGCATGGGACAGGAAAAGTTCAAAGGGTCATTTGCTACTTTAAATAAACTGtcaaatggggccagcactgtggctgagGTTAAACAGCCATCTGTGACAATctagtgccagctcaagtcctggccactctgcttctgatccagctccctgctaagatgcctgaggggcagcaggtgatggctcaagtacttgggtctctaccactcatgtgggagacctaggagttcctggcctctggctttggcctagcccagacaggctgttgtggacatttggggagtgaaccagaagatgcaggatctccctctgtcactctgaccttcaaataaataaatcaaccaataaataattttttaaaattgttaaaggagtgcttctttaaaaaaattgatttattttatttgaaagttagagttacagagagaaaaatcctccacctgctggttcactccccaaatggctgcaatggccagggctgggccagtccaaagtcaggagccacaagcttcatccaggtctcccaagtagtgGCAGGGCCCATGCggttgggccattctccactgcttgcccaggcagattagtagggaactggatcagaggtggagcagccaggactcaaacaagtgcccgcATGGAATGTCcatgtcacaggtagcagcttaacttgctatgccacaacaccagcctctaaaTGATTGTTTCTtggtttttaaaacatgtattaagTAGATGCTAAACTTATCTTGCAATTGCATTTATACTGTAAATGTACTGGCCAACCTTCGTTTGGCTAGAACTTCTGTTTAAAGGGATAAAAGTGAGGAGACGGGTCTGGAACAGACAGGGCCAGCAAGGGATAGGGGCTCTACAGACCGTGAGAAGCGTGCGCATCCCTCAAGGCTCCCAAGTGCAGCTCAGAGCACTGCTCTGCCTGAGCAGTGAGAGTGGACAGAGACAAGACAAACCAGAGATGCACGGGGGCCATCAAGGACACTGGCTACTGTGGCTGCCTATTCTGGAAGAGGCCAAGACCAGAGGATAGAGAGCCCCACTTCCTGCTGCAAGAGACTCCTTCTGCGCCCCCAAAGAAATACCACGGGCTTGAGACCTCAGCCCAGCCAAATTCCGACATCCACTTGGAAAATACTCACCTAGTACTTATAGGTCCTGTGGTGCTAAGAGTGAGGTAACAGCAGTGAACAAGATGGTCCGTGACCGTGGGGACAGATCTCCCAAGGAAGCCAAGGCCCTTTGACATTCAGAGGAcagtgggggtaggggtgg belongs to Oryctolagus cuniculus chromosome 5, mOryCun1.1, whole genome shotgun sequence and includes:
- the FAM120B gene encoding constitutive coactivator of peroxisome proliferator-activated receptor gamma isoform X4, with the protein product MGVRGLQGFVGSTCPHICTVVNLKELAEQHRTRHPGCTPTIVVDAMCCLRYWYTPESWICGGQWREYFSALQDFVKTFTDVGIKLVFFFDGMVEQGKRDEWVRRRRRNSKEIARIFHYLKAHREQPGRNMFFIPSGLAIFTRFALKTLGQETLCSLQEADYEVAAYGLRHNCLGILGEDTDYLIYDTCPYLSISELCLESLSTVQLCRETLCESLGLRVADLPLLACLLGNDVVPEGMLESFRYRCLSSYTSVEENVNKKANMILAVSDHIAKVLHMHQGEKALEEMLPLGPNKALFYKGVASYLLPGQQSPWFFQKPKGEMTLNKQIMSVRSDPELKQEVPMCTDPESTSEVPMYTDPESTPEVPMCTDPESKLQVPVCADFESKQEVPMCTDPESKPEVPMYTYSEIKQKLPLGTGPEFKLEASMNTNLEIRQEDPVPMGPEIKQPVTMISDPEILKIARTHHVQGESYLVYNILSSGEIECSNTLEDELDQALPSQAFIYRPVRQRVYSLLLGGSEDDTSTGPTVKEWFVYPGNPLKHPDLVRPLPMTVPGGTPSLKILWLNQEPEAQARRLDTLLACFNLSSSKEELQAVESPFKALCCLLIYLFVQVDTLCLEDLQAFIAQALCLQGKSTAQLVNLQLDYVNPRAVQLGSLLVRGLTTLALVNSACGFPWKTSEFMPWNVFDGKLFHQKYLHSEKGHAVEVLLEQNRSRLTKFHNLKAVVCRACLKENRRIVGRAHWDSHHTGRWGRQGSSSHRTSSGYSRSGQGQPWRDQGPGSRQHEHDQWRRY
- the FAM120B gene encoding constitutive coactivator of peroxisome proliferator-activated receptor gamma isoform X9, coding for MDRQMILSQDSVMGVRGLQGFVGSTCPHICTVVNLKELAEQHRTRHPGCTPTIVVDAMCCLRYWYTPESWICGGQWREYFSALQDFVKTFTDVGIKLVFFFDGMVEQGKRDEWVRRRRRNSKEIARIFHYLKAHREQPGRNMFFIPSGLAIFTRFALKTLGQETLCSLQEADYEVAAYGLRHNCLGILGEDTDYLIYDTCPYLSISELCLESLSTVQLCRETLCESLGLRVADLPLLACLLGNDVVPEGMLESFRYRCLSSYTSVEENVNKKANMILAVSDHIAKVLHMHQGEKALEEMLPLGPNKALFYKGVASYLLPGQQSPWFFQKPKGEMTLNKQIMSVRSDPELKQEVPMCTDPESTSEVPMYTDPESTPEVPMCTDPESKLQVPVCADFESKQEVPMCTDPESKPEVPMYTYSEIKQKLPLGTGPEFKLEASMNTNLEIRQEDPVPMGPEIKQPVTMISDPEILKIARTHHVQGESYLVYNILSSGEIECSNTLEDELDQALPSQAFIYRPVRQRVYSLLLGGSEGGTPSLKILWLNQEPEAQARRLDTLLACFNLSSSKEELQAVESPFKALCCLLIYLFVQLDYVNPRAVQLGSLLVRGLTTLALVNSACGFPWKTSEFMPWNVFDGKLFHQKYLHSEKGHAVEVLLEQNRSRLTKFHNLKAVVCRACLKENRRIVGRAHWDSHHTGRWGRQGSSSHRTSSGYSRSGQGQPWRDQGPGSRQHEHDQWRRY
- the FAM120B gene encoding constitutive coactivator of peroxisome proliferator-activated receptor gamma isoform X5 codes for the protein MDRQMILSQDSVMGVRGLQGFVGSTCPHICTVVNLKELAEQHRTRHPGCTPTIVVDAMCCLRYWYTPESWICGGQWREYFSALQDFVKTFTDVGIKLVFFFDGMVEQGKRDEWVRRRRRNSKEIARIFHYLKAHREQPGRNMFFIPSGLAIFTRFALKTLGQETLCSLQEADYEVAAYGLRHNCLGILGEDTDYLIYDTCPYLSISELCLESLSTVQLCRETLCESLGLRVADLPLLACLLGNDVVPEGMLESFRYRCLSSYTSVEENVNKKANMILAVSDHIAKVLHMHQGEKALEEMLPLGPNKALFYKGVASYLLPGQQSPWFFQKPKGEMTLNKQIMSVRSDPELKQEVPMCTDPESTSEVPMYTDPESTPEVPMCTDPESKLQVPVCADFESKQEVPMCTDPESKPEVPMYTYSEIKQKLPLGTGPEFKLEASMNTNLEIRQEDPVPMGPEIKQPVTMISDPEILKIARTHHVQGESYLVYNILSSGEIECSNTLEDELDQALPSQAFIYRPVRQRVYSLLLGGSEDDTSTGPTVKEWFVYPGNPLKHPDLVRPLPMTVPGGTPSLKILWLNQEPEAQARRLDTLLACFNLSSSKEELQAVESPFKALCCLLIYLFVQLDYVNPRAVQLGSLLVRGLTTLALVNSACGFPWKTSEFMPWNVFDGKLFHQKYLHSEKGHAVEVLLEQNRSRLTKFHNLKAVVCRACLKENRRIVGRAHWDSHHTGRWGRQGSSSHRTSSGYSRSGQGQPWRDQGPGSRQHEHDQWRRY
- the FAM120B gene encoding constitutive coactivator of peroxisome proliferator-activated receptor gamma isoform X6, with amino-acid sequence MDRQMILSQDSVMGVRGLQGFVGSTCPHICTVVNLKELAEQHRTRHPGCTPTIVVDAMCCLRYWYTPESWICGGQWREYFSALQDFVKTFTDVGIKLVFFFDGMVEQGKRDEWVRRRRRNSKEIARIFHYLKAHREQPGRNMFFIPSGLAIFTRFALKTLGQETLCSLQEADYEVAAYGLRHNCLGILGEDTDYLIYDTCPYLSISELCLESLSTVQLCRETLCESLGLRVADLPLLACLLGNDVVPEGMLESFRYRCLSSYTSVEENVNKKANMILAVSDHIAKVLHMHQGEKALEEMLPLGPNKALFYKGVASYLLPGQQSPWFFQKPKGEMTLNKQIMSVRSDPELKQEVPMCTDPESTSEVPMYTDPESTPEVPMCTDPESKLQVPVCADFESKQEVPMCTDPESKPEVPMYTYSEIKQKLPLGTGPEFKLEASMNTNLEIRQEDPVPMGPEIKQPVTMISDPEILKIARTHHVQGESYLVYNILSSGEIECSNTLEDELDQALPSQAFIYRPVRQRVYSLLLGGSEGGTPSLKILWLNQEPEAQARRLDTLLACFNLSSSKEELQAVESPFKALCCLLIYLFVQVDTLCLEDLQAFIAQALCLQGKSTAQLVNLQLDYVNPRAVQLGSLLVRGLTTLALVNSACGFPWKTSEFMPWNVFDGKLFHQKYLHSEKGHAVEVLLEQNRSRLTKFHNLKAVVCRACLKENRRIVGRAHWDSHHTGRWGRQGSSSHRTSSGYSRSGQGQPWRDQGPGSRQHEHDQWRRY